AAGGATCGACGCAAACATCAGGCAACCATCCTCAGAACCCAGGATCGGCTCGGCGGCTCGTTCCGGATGAGGCATTAAGCCAAGGACATTGCGACGCTCGTTGCAAACGCCGGCAATCTGGTCAAGCGACCCGTTCGGGTTTGCGTCCTTCGCGAGCGCTCCATTCGCATCACAATAGCGAAAGATGATCTGGTCGCCATCCACCAGCCTTCTCCAGCCCGCCTGGTCGATAAAGTACCGCCCATCGCCATGAGAGATCGGCATCCGCATCACCTGCCCGAGTGGTATGGTAGCCGTAAAGGGAGTCTGCCGGCTCTCCACCCTCAGGTGGACCCATCTGCACCGGTAGTGCAAGCAGTCGTTAGGTAGCAGTGCGCCAGGGAGCAGCCCTGCCTCAGTTAGGACCTGAAATCCGTTGCAGCTTCCCAGAACAAAGCCGCCGGCTTCCGCAAAGGCCGTCACCGCTCGCATGACGGGGGACAGTCGCGCGATAGCGCCGGCCCGCAGATAGTCACCATGGGCGAATCCTCCGGGGAGGATCACGCAATCCACGTCTTTGAGGTCAGCCTCTTTATGCCACAGGTAGCAGGCCTGCTCCTTCAGGACGTTCACGATGACATGGTAGAAGTCCTGCTGGCTCCAAGAACCAGGGAAGACTACAATGCCAAACTTCATCCCGCAGCCCCTTCCACCTCGACGCGGTAGTCTTCAATGACCGGGTTCGCAAGCAGCCGCCTGCACATCTCCTCAACCCGTGCAGCCGCCTCCTCCTTCGTAAGGCTATTCAGCGTCAGCACGATGAACTTTCCGATTCGTACGTCCGCCAGCCCCTCAAATCCCAGCGTCTCAAGAGCCGACTTTACCGTAGTCCCAGGAGCGTCGAGGACGTCCGGCTTCAAGGTAACGTAGATCTTAGCGATCAGCATATCATAGCCCCACACGAGCAAAGATGTCATCCAGATGCCGTAGATGATAGTCCAGGTCAAAGCAGTTTTCAACCTCGACAGGCGAAAGGTGCCGGCAAATCTCCGGATCGGCTAGCAGGAGCGGCTTGAACGGTTCATGCGACTCCCACGCCTTCATGGCATGTCGCTGTACCATCCGGTAGGCTTCTTCCCGGCTTAGCCCCTTGCCTATCAGTGCCAGTAACACCGCCTCCGAGAACACCAGACCCCCTGTCAGCTCCAGGTTATACCGCATTTGATCCGGAT
This genomic stretch from Candidatus Methylomirabilis limnetica harbors:
- the purQ gene encoding phosphoribosylformylglycinamidine synthase subunit PurQ: MKFGIVVFPGSWSQQDFYHVIVNVLKEQACYLWHKEADLKDVDCVILPGGFAHGDYLRAGAIARLSPVMRAVTAFAEAGGFVLGSCNGFQVLTEAGLLPGALLPNDCLHYRCRWVHLRVESRQTPFTATIPLGQVMRMPISHGDGRYFIDQAGWRRLVDGDQIIFRYCDANGALAKDANPNGSLDQIAGVCNERRNVLGLMPHPERAAEPILGSEDGCLMFASILDTFTRI
- the purS gene encoding phosphoribosylformylglycinamidine synthase subunit PurS; protein product: MLIAKIYVTLKPDVLDAPGTTVKSALETLGFEGLADVRIGKFIVLTLNSLTKEEAAARVEEMCRRLLANPVIEDYRVEVEGAAG